In Aedes albopictus strain Foshan chromosome 3, AalbF5, whole genome shotgun sequence, the genomic window TATGTAAACTATTTCCGTtgccacgtcgtcgtcgtcatcgatcACACCTGAAATACATCCAAATGATGTTATCATGTAATTATGCGTGAATTTCGAATCATTTACTCTCATCCAAATGTTCCTCTATCGATATATCCTCGTTCTCGAGCATCGACGAAGAGCTTTGCACCTCTTCTTGATCTCGTATGGGTTCACCGTAGGCGTACGGGATGGCCGTACTAAGCAGCATTTTGCGCCGCGAGCTGAAACACATATAAATCCGCGAAAAGTGCAGTTCACACATAAACTGCAGTCGGATGTCAGCGGGATCGACGCATCCCAGCTCGCACCACTTGGCGGCACGTACGTCGCTCTTGGGGAACTGGAACAAGGTGAGCTCCGGGTGGGTTTGACTGTTGACGTTGCAATCACGATAGCAGCAGTACTTTTTCGACCGATTCATTTCCGGTGAGCTGACGAAGGCTGCTAATTTTAAAAAAGGACAGAAACGatcacaaaaacacaatttggttGATAAACAACAGCGAGCGAGCGTCTtccttttttgagttttttttttgaatcgagAGACAGTTTACAAAACAGGGTTCGGTCGAGGAGGTCGATGGAACACAAGTGTAACGGCTGATAACGCGTCCATATGACTTTCGGGTGGATTGGGTACATTCCTTGTGCAATCAACCTAATTTCGGATGTGTGTGTACTACTGCGTCACGTTTTGACACAAGGCGCTGTCAAAATTTTCAGTCATCTCGAGTGAGGCAAACGACAAAAGTTAgaagaaaaatcctccagaattcgcGCAGAAAATGGCTGCATCGGGAAAACTTTCGGTTCTGGTAAGTGGAAATGTTCCGTTTTAAACCCCTACATAAATCGCGGAGTGTTCAAATTAGCCAATCGATGTAATCCATCGGATAAACATTGCGTTATGCCACCCGTGCTTTATAAAGGTTATGCAGTGCCCGTCGTCCGTCCACAAAAAATGTCCGGTTATGTAATTTTGCATCGAATGTTCCGAATGTTCGTTCCAGGCTCGCCAGCTGAGCACCAGCTCGGCCACCGCCCAGCTCGTTAAGCCACCGGTACAGATCTTCGGACTGGAGGGTCGTTATGCCTGCGCCCTGTACTCGGCCGCCCACAAGACCAAAGCGCTGGAAGCCGTCGAGAAGGACCTGAAGGGTCTGCAGAGCCAGATGCGCTCGGATCCGAAAGTGCGCGATCTGCTGATCAACCCGACGATCAAGCGCAACGTGAAGGCCGCCGCCATGAAGGAGGTTTCGTCCCGCGTCAAGTTCAACGCTGCCACCGGTAACCTGCTGACGGTGCTGGCCGAGAACGGTCGTCTGGGCCGCCTGGATGGCATCATCAACGCCTACACGCTGATCATGGCCGCCGAGCGGGGTGAGGTCGTGTGCGAGGTCAAGACCGCCAAGCCACTGGATGACGGCCAGCGCAAGCAGCTGGAGAGTGCTCTGAAGGTAAGTAGCATGTATTTTTGAATAAGGTTTTTGGGGCTGGGTTGTGTCAAACTAGACTATAGTAGAAATGTATAAAATTGCtaaagatttcttgaggaatacataGGTATTTCCATTTCCTGGAATTCCGCTTCTTTCAAGCGGCACTTTTTCTCTTGGAACAGGCGGGTCTTCTGCTTCCGCTTccatctgtatcgctccacattctgccgggttttatgctgcagcattgccgcccgcgctgcgttctttccTTCCAAAAATGCTCTGCAGTCTTCGTTGAATCAAACGTTTCGTCGACTTCGTTCTACGTACCCAATAGTGCTCTCGGTTGTGTTGTCGATggttgctttgactgtactccagcaatcctccCGAGGGGCCACGTCAAGCAAGTACACCCTAGTCCGTCAACGCTTACTTCAGTTCCTCTTGATCGTACTGGAGAGGCCGCCAATACTGTACATTGCCactaacggagagttttgggcgcagtgtgACCATGACCAGTGGCCAGAGTCAATGTTAGCGCCATGATAGGTCGACCTAGGACGTCAGGATCCTGACGTTGAATATAGTTTCGGATCAGCTGTATGCAAGCGCTCAAATAgctttcgacggttattactacgcgtcgaagtcgaacgcgtggtaataaccgatgctcaacatcgagcagctgcgtaacgtagaagtgtctCAAGATTACGCGCAGAAGCTAGCAGTGACCCTACgaacggaagaacagcttggcgcagttacacttgaagatgactggagggacatccgatccgccataggtggtacctcggctacagcactaggctccgCGGttccgaatcacaaaaacgactggtacgacggcgaatgtggacagttgaaaaacgagaagaatgcagcatgggcaagaatgttgcaacaccgtacgagggcgaatgaggcacgttatacagttgactctctaccacagacaaacagacatactactcaaatctaaatcatcgcacgatttaacggtcattttgaaaataacgtgtggttcggattgtgctcgcatgtgtcatggtggcgctgctgtgtctACATCatctctcaattttggagagaaatgaaagcgacaccgatcaatgtttacataaaatgactcaatcatgaaccttcattcatgttttatgaaaggatgacgccacgggggagtcgtcacctgctaaattgtttcatcgagccgagggaaacaacacctgcaaatgaatgcttcggattgagcattatagagggtgctagtgagatgccaaacgatgtttttgaagcaattttcttctaagtaatatgagataagagatatcgagatgtagaacatcgacatgtggagagtcgactgtagacaagtttcccaagaaacagaactagctgaataacagtttcttaagctaaagtttgcttaaaagtggtttgttccattcttgtacagcaaaaatgtttgttgggttggaacaggcagaactcagtcttccgaggAAGAAACGCCAGCACGAAGAACGAtattgcgaagcgatggaagagtaccgtgctaaggacacacggaagttctacgagaagctgaaccgctcactCAAAggatttgtgccacaagccgagatgtgccgagacaatcacgggaatcttcttacgagcgagcgtgaggtggtcgagaggtgccgacagcattacgatgagcacctcaatggtgacgttcatatgcgccaacttgtgacgtagttggggggccaAGCTCTTCGAAATTGAATAAAATGCAACCTTTTTTGGCTAAATGCACTAGTTTCTATGGGACTATGCATAATTAGGATGAACAACGTCGATTTTTACAGTATTTCATTGGTTTTTAGAGGTCTTGCCCCCCCAACTGCGTAACAAGTTGGCGCGGTGACAtggcaagcaccgaaggtggcgtgttaAGAGATCttggaggaggaggttggccggttgaaaaacaacaaagctgctggagtagacgaactaccaagcgagttactaaagtactggtaagagcactacagtaggtcattatcaagatttggtaggaggaagtattaccagagaaatggatggaaggtatcatgtgtcccatctacaaaaagggcgacaagttggattgcggaaactatcgcgcgatcacactactgagcgctgccttcaagatattctctcaaattttatgccgccgtctatcaccgattgcaagagagttcgtgaggcaatatcaggctggattcatgggtgatcgcactacagcggaccagatgttcgccatccgccaggtgttgcagaaatgccgcgaatacaacgtgcccaacacatcacttgttcatcgatttcgaaTCGGCGTACCCTGATAAACATGTATTATACACCGGCGATTGAGTGAATGATTGCATCATTCCGTGTATGATCagaatgatagcccgaaaggattgttaagcacgttgtatcatatttttctattagagtatgcatacaatcgatcgaaaacagctatggcagattatgcacgaatacggattcctggataaactgacacgatggatcgagtgatgtgcgtagttcgagtatcagggacactctcgagtcccttcgaatctcgcagagggttacggcaaggtgatggtctttcgtgcttgctgttcaacattgctttagagggtgtattatgtttccagttcaaaaccgaattagcgacattttttcttttacttccgctgcttttgccttgcgttaaacactatgtcggaagtggggcgctgtatagagtaccaggtgtacaatacagcgccccacttccgacattgtgtttaacgcaaggcaaaagcagcggaagtaaaagaaaaaatgtcgttaattcggttttgaactggaaacataataattagcagagcgaggataaacacgagtggaacgattttcacgaagtccgttcagctgcttggtttcgctgatggtattgatattattgctcgtaaatttgagacgatggcggaaacgtacatccgactaaagagagaagccagacgaatcggactagtcattaatgtgtcgaagacaaagtacatgatggtaaagggctccagggaggaatcagcgagcccgccaccccgaatctatatcgacggtgatgaaatcgaggcggttgaagaattcgtgtacttgggctcactggtgaccgccgacaacgacaccagcagagaaattcaaaggcgcattgtggcaggaaatcgtgcttactttggactccgcagaactctacgatcgagtaaagttcgccgtaacacgaagtttactatctacaaaacgctgattagaccgaagCATGGGCTATACGTGCAGAGGACCTACGCGCCcttggtgttgcgtaccatctacggcggagtgcagatgaaaaacgggacttggagaacgcgaatgaaccacgagctgcatcagttgctgagagaaccaaccatcgtccacaccgcgaaaatcgggaggctacggtgggcgggtcacgtcatcaggatgtcggatagcaacccgactaaaatggttctcgagagtcatccgaccggtacaagaatacgtggtacgcagcgagctaggtgggtcgcaGCGCCTGCACGTTAGGCAACTTCGCTAACAAGGTCATCTGCTGCACAATagtaaaacaaaataagtttgatttgtGTGAAATATGGCTGGGAAATGATAATTTAGTTGACTTTCAAATTATCACaaaagtctaaacattaatgagaaaaccAATACGAATAATACAGCATTGTTTTATAGAGTTTCATGTCCGGACGAATGCTCGTTCACAACATTGAGTGTATGAAGGTTTGTATTCACCAAAGGTGGATCAAatctatttttttaaaagaaaagcaAAACCGTGATAGCTTTCGACCTAGGTATGAGTCTCTTTGGTAAACTAAGTTTAAaagaaaaatccaaatgaaaGTAGTAGACCTGCAGTAGGAACAACAAAAGATATCATGTTATATGTTTGTTACGTAAGCGGGAAATTCGCTATAAAAaaaactctgttttttttttcttttccaggCCTTCCTGAAGCCCAACCAGAGCATCCAGCTGACGGCCAAGGTCGACCCGTCGTTGATCGGAGGAATGATCGTTTCCATTGGTGATAAGTACGTCGACATGAGCGTCGCCAGCAAGATCAAGAAGTACACTGACATCATCTCCGCGCCGGTTTAAGAAGCTACATAGAGACGAGTCTCCGGGTGTTGGTGAAGGTGGAAAGCCGGTGGAAAGTGTTGCCATTGCAGTAAGTGAACAGCGCTGCCACTGGAGCAGTATACTACGATGGCAACGCTTTCTCCAGTGATTGTTTTTCTGAAGCAAGGAAATCCTTGTAGTATGATGCAGTACATGTGTAATATCGAAAGCGAATAAAAAAACGGTAAATATCACGGGAAAGTTTTACATTTGTTGTTTCCGAAAAATGGATTTTTGTCAACAAGCCTTGGTGTTCAAACGCTCAAACGCTGCCCACCAGGGAGCTTCGAAGCCGTTAGGGTTACCAAGCTTCTAATAGCACCATGCTAtggccagtgttggtaaaaattaaaattcatgagatttgaaaatttgagttttttcacgcgcgattcttgactcaccAAATTCACGGCCTCATTCGTTGCGTTGTTTCCCCGTGTTTTTATCATTTATGTTTTTATTattatcgaagtttttaggatttcaTGATATTTATTCTCCCGTCTGCTACGCCACTATTCGACATCTTCTTGCGCTGGCCGCGCAGCTAAATCTCTTCGTGTACTAAATAAACGCTGTGACGGCGTTCCTCCAAGACGATCTAGACGGCGAGGAGATATACAGAACCGTAGCCAAACTCAAGAAGTTCTGCACTCCTACTGAAGAAGGTGCTTTACGGCCTCAAGCAGGACAGCAGGGTATAGAAAATCAAGCTGAATCAGAAGCTAAAGCGGATGGGGCTGAAGCATCCGAGCGAAGCactgtacactgaagttttttttacgacggtaatggtcccgcgtaaaaaaaaccgcgttatttcaagacccgtcgtaaaaaaaaaaccgcgttatttcaaaaaacgtcgtaaaaaagtcaagtcacgttagatgtggtgctgactattttacgcgtatttttgaaaaaaaaaacgcggattttttttacgacggtttttgaaataacatgGTTTTTTTAcaacgggtcttgaaataacgcggtttttttaggacggaccgcgtaaaaaaaaatcgcttaaaaaaacttcagtgtacgtgCGTGTATTACAGGATGAAAAGTGGCCAGATCATGATCGTGACGGTCTACATAGACTTTTTTTGTTCGCCAACGATCAAGGGTTGATCGACGATGTGAAGCAGTAGTTGTGCGACGAATTCCGCATTAAGGCCCTAGGCCAAGGCAAGCAGATTCTGGAACTGCGTGTCACCAGGACCGACGATGCTATTATTTCCATCGATCAGCATCGACCCGCGGTACGCGAACCAGCGACTGCTGAAGACGATGCGGCCAAGAAATAAAGGGGAACGTGAAATGATGAAGAATGATTTATGTACCTACGGTATTTGTAAACTCAAAGTGGAAAACTTAAGCGGACTAACTACGGCGGACACGGATCAATATGGGCCAAAGATAAAGCGCTTCTTTCGATTAGGATTAGTTATCTGTAAAACGACTGTGTTCAGCTAGGCTTCTGAATAGACTGATGTCTAATATATTGTCCGCTTTCGAGCCCTTCGGCTCTCGATTGTTGTCTGACATATCTGAAAGCGCAAGGGATGCGCAAGTCATATACTACAGAATGTTCCGTTTCGCGAGCTGATTGAAGATCTTCAGTTCATCGCACAGTGCACGAGGTCAGACATCAGTCACGTGGTAAGCAAGGTGTTACGCGATAGTAAAACCTGGTCACcctaggggtcgtacacaaattacgtcacgcccttaggggggaggggggttttgcacaacgtgacgacccttacaaaaatattaaggtcccatacaaaatgtgtgacatagggggggagggggagttgaaAAAGGTcgttttttgcgtgacataatttgtgtatcaccccctatGTAATAATGCAACAGCTGTCGAGCCTAATAgaatataccgtgaggtcgccattcatcgCCCATTTTGTAGAGACTATGCGATATCTTCAACTGGTCACTCTATCTATGAACTATTGTGTGACGTTCTGAGCTCTTGTCAGGGCGTTCGTGAAAGACATTATTTGCATTAGGTTTTAGTCTATGTTAGCCGTTCGACAATAAAGCATGTAAAACgtatacacagacaaacagacgtaacactctgataattcccatcgtacttcgatttaacgatctttttcaaaatttgatagttggccaactacccacctgtggcgctcacatcgtttttgttcgagtttgacgtttgctcactaccgccacctagttgatggtcggccaaacttagtcattttagcattgggcgaatatgtttccgtgactatgatttgaatcgaaaaatgttcgaaaagttacgtctgtttgtctgtgacgtaTATGTCTAGTCTCCGGTTTTATTCCATCACGCGTTACCGAAAGTATTCCCGGTAGTTTTCTCGTTTTTTTCGGTGTTGTCCGCTGTTACACCTGTGTCCGCTGGTCGACGTTTCCCAcacatttaacggcattttcgtataCTTTATAAAGTATATTCTGTAATTCTGTAATCTCAACGCACCCTCTGGCCCCGATCTGGCCGATCTGCGCTTTAACCCCCGCTGAGCGATACGTCTACCGGACGGAGCACGACGATGTTACAAACTCTGGACTTAATAAAAAGTGAGTTTCTAATACCGTTGGTCTAGCCGACTAGAATCTACAGCTACGGCACAAATGTCCGATCCTCAAGGGAGGGGGGCGCTGTGTACTCCGTTGATAAAACGATTGAACAGTTACGCGCTACTGTTTCTAGATCAATGGCATTCTGCAATATTATAAACTTATCATAATTTGCTCTGATAACCTAGTTATTATATGCCGAACAACCTGCACTAAAAAGTCACAGATTGACCAATCTATCAAAAGGTGAGCTTGTAGTA contains:
- the LOC109401473 gene encoding ATP synthase subunit O, mitochondrial — protein: MAASGKLSVLARQLSTSSATAQLVKPPVQIFGLEGRYACALYSAAHKTKALEAVEKDLKGLQSQMRSDPKVRDLLINPTIKRNVKAAAMKEVSSRVKFNAATGNLLTVLAENGRLGRLDGIINAYTLIMAAERGEVVCEVKTAKPLDDGQRKQLESALKAFLKPNQSIQLTAKVDPSLIGGMIVSIGDKYVDMSVASKIKKYTDIISAPV